One stretch of Priestia megaterium DNA includes these proteins:
- the rocF gene encoding arginase, with product MNKLSIIGVPMDLGQTRRGVDMGPSAIRYAGVIERIENIGYSVEDKGNIEIALAERVHSDENTNLKNLKAVADASERLAQTVSDVITNKRFPLVLGGDHSIAIGTLAGVSRHYKNLGVIWYDAHGDLNTADTSPSGNIHGMPLAASIGIGDEALTRIGGYTPKVKPENIVIIGARSLDEGEKELIKEKGIKVYTMHEIDRMGMTKVMEETVLYLRDKTDGVHLSLDLDGLDPHDAPGVGTPVIGGISYRESHLAMEMLAESQLITSAEFVEVNPILDERNKTATVAVALMGSLLGEKLV from the coding sequence ATGAATAAGCTTTCAATTATTGGAGTACCAATGGATTTAGGTCAAACTCGCCGAGGGGTCGATATGGGGCCAAGTGCGATACGATATGCAGGTGTTATTGAACGCATCGAGAATATTGGATATAGTGTAGAAGATAAAGGGAATATTGAAATTGCCTTAGCTGAACGAGTACATAGTGATGAAAATACAAACCTAAAGAATTTAAAAGCTGTAGCAGATGCTAGCGAGAGGCTTGCTCAGACCGTAAGTGATGTTATTACAAATAAAAGGTTTCCTTTAGTGCTAGGGGGAGATCACAGCATCGCTATCGGAACACTAGCAGGAGTAAGTCGTCATTATAAAAACTTGGGCGTGATTTGGTATGATGCACACGGAGATTTGAATACAGCAGATACGTCTCCTTCAGGAAATATTCACGGTATGCCATTGGCGGCAAGTATAGGTATAGGAGACGAAGCATTGACTCGAATTGGTGGTTATACACCTAAAGTCAAGCCTGAAAATATTGTGATTATCGGAGCACGTTCTTTAGATGAAGGAGAAAAAGAGTTAATAAAGGAAAAAGGGATTAAAGTGTATACGATGCATGAGATAGATCGAATGGGTATGACAAAAGTAATGGAAGAAACAGTTTTATATTTGCGTGATAAAACAGATGGCGTTCATCTATCACTCGATTTAGATGGACTGGATCCACATGATGCACCTGGAGTAGGAACGCCAGTTATCGGTGGAATAAGCTACAGAGAAAGTCATTTAGCTATGGAGATGTTGGCAGAATCTCAGCTAATCACTTCTGCCGAGTTTGTGGAAGTGAATCCTATTTTAGATGAACGGAATAAAACAGCTACCGTAGCTGTTGCATTAATGGGCTCACTTTTAGGAGAGAAGTTAGTATAA
- the cdaA gene encoding diadenylate cyclase CdaA codes for MPIGDLPILSYLGKIVDVLLVWFVIYKLIMVIRGTKAVQLLKGITVILVVRFISNFLGLNTLQWLMDQALTYGFLAIIIIFQPELRRALEQLGRGRLFSRSNLPEEDERTVTIEAIIKATHYMAKRRIGALISIERETGMGDYIETGIPLNSNISSELLINLFIPNTPLHDGAVILQRDQVAAAACYLPLSESPFISKELGTRHRAAVGISEVTDSVTVIVSEETGGISVTKNGELYRELTIDTLREMLEKELVTTSKATSSTRWQWRLKKNG; via the coding sequence ATGCCTATTGGAGACCTACCAATCCTCTCATATTTAGGAAAAATTGTTGATGTTCTCCTGGTATGGTTCGTCATATATAAATTAATTATGGTCATAAGAGGTACAAAAGCAGTACAGCTTTTAAAAGGAATCACGGTGATTTTAGTTGTCCGCTTTATAAGTAACTTCCTTGGACTAAATACGCTGCAATGGTTAATGGACCAAGCGTTAACGTATGGGTTTTTAGCTATCATTATTATCTTCCAGCCAGAGCTGCGCCGAGCACTTGAACAGCTTGGGAGAGGACGTTTGTTTTCACGCAGTAATTTGCCTGAAGAAGATGAACGTACCGTTACGATTGAGGCTATTATAAAAGCAACGCATTATATGGCTAAAAGACGCATAGGTGCATTGATCTCAATCGAGAGAGAGACGGGTATGGGTGATTATATTGAAACAGGTATACCGCTCAACTCTAATATTTCTTCTGAATTATTAATCAACTTATTTATACCGAATACACCACTTCATGATGGAGCGGTTATTTTACAGCGGGATCAAGTAGCCGCTGCAGCATGTTACTTACCTTTATCTGAAAGTCCTTTTATTTCAAAAGAATTAGGTACTCGCCATCGTGCTGCTGTAGGAATAAGTGAAGTAACAGATAGTGTGACTGTCATTGTATCTGAAGAAACTGGAGGCATTTCCGTTACCAAAAATGGTGAATTGTATCGTGAATTGACAATTGATACATTGAGAGAAATGCTAGAAAAAGAATTAGTCACAACTTCTAAAGCAACTTCTTCCACTCGTTGGCAATGGAGGTTGAAGAAGAATGGATAA
- the glmM gene encoding phosphoglucosamine mutase, protein MGKYFGTDGVRGVANSELTPELAFKIGRLGGYVLTKDSERPKVLIGRDTRVSGHMLEGALVAGLLSIGAEVMRLGVISTPGVAYLTKALGAQAGVMISASHNPVQDNGIKFFGPDGFKLSDAQENEIEALMDSETDQLPRPVGGDLGQVNDYFEGGQKYLQYLKQTVDEDFSGIHVALDCAHGATSSLAAHLFADLDADISTMGASPNGLNINDGVGSTHPEALSAFLKEKGADVGLAFDGDGDRLIAIDEKGEIVDGDQIMFICAKYLYEQGRLKKNTLVSTVMSNLGFYKALEASGIESAQTGVGDRYVVEEMKANQYNLGGEQSGHIIFLDYNTTGDGMLSAIQLVNIMQATKKPLSELAAEMKKYPQLLVNVKVTDKHHVTDNEKVKVVIEEVEKEMNGNGRVLVRPSGTEPLVRVMVEAQTQEECETYVTRIVEVVKEEMGLE, encoded by the coding sequence ATGGGTAAGTATTTTGGAACAGACGGAGTACGAGGAGTTGCCAATAGTGAATTAACTCCTGAGCTTGCTTTTAAAATTGGACGCTTAGGTGGTTACGTTCTAACAAAAGATTCAGAGCGACCAAAAGTATTAATCGGACGCGATACACGCGTTTCTGGTCATATGTTAGAAGGAGCGCTTGTTGCAGGATTGCTTTCAATTGGAGCAGAAGTTATGCGACTAGGCGTTATTTCAACTCCAGGGGTAGCGTATTTAACAAAAGCACTTGGCGCTCAAGCAGGGGTTATGATCTCTGCTTCACATAACCCGGTTCAAGATAACGGAATTAAATTCTTTGGTCCAGATGGATTTAAACTGTCCGATGCACAAGAGAATGAAATTGAAGCGTTAATGGATAGTGAAACAGATCAATTACCAAGACCTGTTGGAGGAGATTTAGGTCAGGTAAATGACTACTTTGAAGGTGGACAAAAATATCTTCAATACTTAAAACAAACGGTTGATGAAGACTTCTCAGGTATTCATGTTGCATTAGACTGTGCGCACGGGGCAACGTCATCTTTAGCAGCACATTTATTTGCAGATTTAGATGCGGATATCTCTACAATGGGGGCATCACCAAACGGATTAAACATCAATGACGGTGTAGGATCTACACATCCGGAAGCATTAAGTGCCTTCTTAAAAGAAAAAGGAGCGGATGTTGGGTTAGCATTTGATGGAGATGGAGACCGTTTAATCGCGATCGATGAAAAAGGTGAGATTGTAGACGGTGATCAAATCATGTTCATTTGTGCAAAATACTTGTATGAACAAGGACGCTTAAAGAAAAACACGCTTGTTTCTACCGTTATGAGTAACTTAGGCTTCTATAAAGCACTAGAAGCTAGCGGGATTGAAAGTGCACAAACTGGTGTAGGCGATCGTTATGTAGTGGAAGAAATGAAAGCTAATCAATATAACTTAGGTGGAGAACAGTCCGGTCATATTATTTTCTTAGACTACAACACAACAGGTGACGGTATGCTTTCAGCTATTCAGCTTGTAAACATTATGCAAGCAACGAAAAAGCCTTTATCAGAATTAGCAGCTGAAATGAAGAAATATCCTCAGCTTCTTGTAAATGTAAAGGTAACGGATAAGCATCATGTTACAGATAACGAGAAGGTAAAAGTGGTTATTGAAGAAGTAGAAAAAGAAATGAACGGTAATGGCCGAGTACTTGTACGCCCTTCAGGAACAGAGCCGTTAGTACGTGTGATGGTTGAAGCACAAACACAAGAAGAATGTGAGACTTATGTAACGCGTATCGTAGAAGTAGTAAAAGAAGAAATGGGCTTAGAGTAA
- a CDS encoding SH3 domain-containing protein, with amino-acid sequence MKKLMVGMALTATLATAITPDFSSIGGNQGKAYAATVTYKVTASKLNVRSGAGTTYGIIGSVVKDQTLSVVSKSGSWYKINYNGRTGYVSSDYVQASGTTPSAESTTYIVTASTLNVRSGAGTNYAAIGSVTKGQKLSVVSKSGDWYKINYSGRTGYVSSDYVQASGTATSPAESTTYIVTASTLNVRSGAGTNYASIGSVTKGQTLSVVSKSGSWYKINYNGRTGYVSSDYVQASGTTPSAESTTYIVTASTLNVRSGAGTNYASIGSVTKGQKLSVVSKSGSWYKINYNGGTGYVSSDYVQASATASPKLVVDSFKTLGNAQQVILVTADNYDTKSAKIQTFEKVDGKWKQVLTANGVLGQKGFALSKKEGDMESPTGKYTIGTAFGRYANPGTKLPYRKITANDVWVDDSKSSLYNTWQQKPANGRWTSAENMDIPAYDYGFVINYNESRTPGKGSAIFFHVGTNYTAGCTATSKEQVVSILKWLNPEKNPVIIQSPVSELDKY; translated from the coding sequence TTGAAAAAATTAATGGTGGGGATGGCGTTAACAGCTACGCTTGCAACGGCTATAACGCCTGACTTTAGCTCAATTGGAGGAAATCAGGGAAAAGCATACGCAGCGACAGTTACATATAAAGTAACGGCAAGCAAGTTAAATGTGAGAAGCGGAGCGGGAACGACTTACGGGATTATCGGCAGCGTAGTGAAAGATCAAACGCTATCTGTGGTGAGCAAAAGCGGAAGCTGGTACAAAATTAACTACAACGGCCGCACGGGCTACGTAAGCAGCGATTATGTACAAGCATCAGGAACAACGCCATCAGCAGAAAGCACAACGTACATAGTAACGGCAAGCACGCTGAATGTAAGAAGCGGAGCAGGCACCAACTATGCAGCTATTGGAAGTGTGACAAAAGGTCAGAAGCTGTCCGTGGTGAGCAAAAGCGGAGATTGGTACAAAATTAACTACAGCGGCCGCACGGGCTACGTAAGCAGCGATTATGTACAAGCATCAGGAACAGCAACTTCACCAGCAGAAAGCACAACGTACATAGTAACGGCAAGCACGCTGAATGTAAGAAGCGGAGCAGGCACAAATTATGCATCCATAGGAAGTGTGACAAAAGGTCAAACGCTATCTGTGGTGAGCAAAAGCGGAAGCTGGTACAAAATTAACTACAACGGCCGCACGGGCTACGTAAGCAGCGATTATGTACAAGCATCAGGAACAACGCCATCAGCAGAAAGCACAACGTACATAGTAACGGCAAGCACGCTGAATGTAAGAAGCGGAGCAGGCACAAATTATGCATCCATAGGAAGTGTGACAAAAGGCCAGAAGCTGTCTGTGGTGAGTAAAAGCGGAAGCTGGTACAAAATTAATTACAACGGCGGTACGGGTTACGTAAGCAGCGACTATGTACAGGCTTCAGCTACAGCATCTCCAAAGCTCGTAGTCGATTCTTTTAAGACGTTAGGTAATGCCCAGCAGGTCATCTTGGTTACAGCAGATAACTACGATACGAAGTCTGCTAAAATTCAAACGTTTGAAAAAGTTGATGGAAAATGGAAGCAAGTTTTAACCGCGAATGGTGTACTTGGACAAAAAGGATTCGCTTTATCGAAAAAAGAAGGAGACATGGAGTCTCCGACCGGTAAATACACAATTGGCACAGCATTCGGACGCTATGCAAATCCTGGAACTAAGCTTCCATATCGAAAAATCACAGCAAATGATGTGTGGGTAGATGATTCAAAAAGTTCTCTATATAATACGTGGCAGCAAAAGCCGGCGAATGGCCGCTGGACGAGCGCTGAGAATATGGACATTCCCGCTTACGACTATGGGTTTGTCATTAATTATAATGAATCTAGAACGCCAGGAAAGGGAAGTGCAATCTTCTTCCATGTAGGCACAAATTATACAGCAGGATGTACGGCTACTTCTAAAGAACAAGTTGTCTCTATTTTAAAATGGTTAAATCCAGAGAAAAATCCAGTTATTATTCAATCTCCTGTAAGTGAATTAGATAAATATTAA
- the glmS gene encoding glutamine--fructose-6-phosphate transaminase (isomerizing) yields MCGIVGYIGTEDSKEILLRGLEKLEYRGYDSAGIAVVNNEGVHVFKEKGRIAELRQAVDNSVVAPAGIGHTRWATHGVPSQENAHPHQSTSGRFTLVHNGVIENYAILKREYLQDVTFKSETDTEVIVQLIEKIAAEGLDVEEAFRKTVSLLHGSYALALVDNEDKNTIYVAKNKSPLLVGVGEGFNVVASDAMAMLQVTDQYVELMDKETVIVTKEGVTIKTLDGEVVERAPYTAELDASDIEKGTYPHYMLKEIDEQPLVVRKIIQEYQNENNELHIDADILGAMDEADRIYIVACGTSYHAGLVGKQFIETWAKVPVEVHVASEFSYNMPLLSEKPLFIFISQSGETADSRAVLVQIKELGYKALTITNVPGSTLSRESDYTLLLHAGPEIAVASTKAYTAQLAVLSILAAVTAKTRGIELEFDLVQELAIVANTMEVLCDDKEEMESIALQFLATTRNAFFIGRSVDYYVGLEGALKLKEISYIQAEGFAGGELKHGTIALIENNTPIIALATQEHVNLSIRGNVKEVVARGANPCIISMKGLETEEDRYVIPKVHETLSPLAAVIPLQLISYYAALHRDCDVDKPRNLAKSVTVE; encoded by the coding sequence ATGTGCGGAATTGTAGGATATATTGGAACAGAAGATTCGAAAGAAATTTTATTACGTGGTCTTGAAAAGTTAGAATATCGTGGCTATGACTCAGCAGGTATTGCAGTTGTTAACAATGAAGGCGTGCACGTATTCAAAGAAAAAGGCCGTATTGCAGAATTGCGTCAGGCAGTAGATAACAGTGTTGTAGCACCAGCAGGTATCGGTCATACGCGTTGGGCAACTCATGGTGTACCAAGCCAAGAAAATGCTCACCCGCATCAAAGTACATCTGGACGCTTCACACTTGTGCATAACGGTGTAATTGAAAACTACGCTATTTTAAAACGTGAATATTTACAAGATGTAACGTTCAAAAGCGAAACGGATACAGAAGTAATCGTTCAGTTAATTGAAAAAATCGCAGCAGAAGGCTTAGATGTAGAAGAAGCGTTCCGTAAGACAGTAAGCTTGCTTCACGGTTCTTATGCACTAGCTCTTGTTGATAACGAAGATAAAAATACAATCTACGTAGCTAAAAATAAAAGCCCGCTTCTTGTAGGTGTTGGCGAAGGATTTAACGTTGTAGCAAGCGATGCTATGGCAATGCTTCAAGTAACAGATCAGTACGTAGAATTAATGGATAAAGAAACAGTAATTGTTACAAAAGAAGGCGTAACAATTAAAACGCTTGATGGTGAAGTGGTAGAAAGAGCACCTTATACAGCAGAGCTTGATGCAAGTGATATTGAAAAAGGTACGTACCCTCACTATATGTTAAAAGAAATTGACGAGCAGCCTTTAGTTGTTCGTAAAATCATTCAAGAGTATCAAAATGAGAACAATGAACTGCACATTGATGCAGACATTTTAGGAGCAATGGATGAAGCAGACCGCATCTATATCGTAGCATGTGGAACAAGCTATCATGCAGGCCTAGTAGGTAAACAATTCATTGAAACGTGGGCGAAGGTTCCAGTAGAAGTGCACGTAGCAAGTGAATTCTCTTATAACATGCCGCTTTTATCTGAAAAGCCATTGTTTATCTTTATCTCTCAGAGTGGAGAAACAGCTGACAGCCGTGCAGTATTAGTTCAAATTAAAGAACTAGGTTACAAAGCGTTAACAATCACAAACGTTCCGGGATCAACATTATCTCGTGAATCTGATTATACGTTATTACTTCATGCAGGTCCGGAAATTGCTGTAGCATCAACAAAAGCTTATACAGCTCAGTTAGCAGTGCTATCAATTCTAGCGGCTGTAACAGCAAAAACACGCGGCATTGAATTAGAATTTGATTTAGTTCAAGAGTTAGCAATCGTAGCAAACACAATGGAAGTACTTTGCGACGATAAAGAAGAAATGGAAAGCATTGCTCTTCAATTCTTAGCAACAACTCGCAACGCATTCTTTATTGGACGTTCTGTAGATTATTATGTAGGTTTAGAAGGTGCGTTAAAACTAAAAGAAATCTCTTACATCCAAGCAGAAGGATTTGCTGGAGGAGAGCTTAAGCACGGAACAATTGCTTTAATTGAAAACAATACGCCAATTATTGCATTAGCCACACAAGAGCATGTAAACTTAAGCATCCGTGGTAACGTAAAAGAAGTAGTAGCACGTGGAGCTAATCCTTGTATCATTTCAATGAAAGGATTAGAAACAGAAGAAGATCGCTACGTAATTCCGAAAGTTCACGAAACACTTTCACCACTAGCAGCGGTTATTCCTTTACAATTAATCTCTTACTACGCTGCATTGCACCGCGATTGCGATGTAGATAAACCACGTAACTTAGCAAAATCGGTTACTGTAGAATAA
- a CDS encoding YebC/PmpR family DNA-binding transcriptional regulator: MGRKWNNIKEKKASKDANTSRIYAKFGREIYVAAKQGEPDPESNQALKVVLERAKTYNVPKAIIDRAIEKAKGGSEENYDNLRYEGFGPNGSMVIVDALTNNVNRTASDVRAAFGKNGGNMGVSGSVAYMFDPTAVIGVEGKDEEETLELLMEADVDVRDILEEEDSVIVYADPDQFHAVQKAFNDAGITEFTVAEQTMLAQNDVTLPEDAQAQFEKMIDALEDLEDVQQVYHNVDLG; the protein is encoded by the coding sequence ATGGGCCGTAAGTGGAACAATATTAAAGAAAAGAAAGCGTCAAAAGATGCTAATACAAGTCGTATATATGCCAAGTTTGGCCGTGAGATTTATGTGGCTGCGAAACAAGGCGAGCCAGATCCAGAATCAAACCAAGCGTTAAAAGTTGTATTAGAACGCGCGAAAACATACAATGTGCCAAAAGCAATTATTGACCGTGCGATTGAAAAAGCAAAAGGCGGATCAGAAGAAAATTACGATAATCTTCGTTACGAAGGTTTTGGACCAAATGGCTCAATGGTTATCGTAGATGCTCTTACGAATAACGTAAACAGAACAGCTTCAGACGTGCGTGCTGCTTTTGGTAAAAACGGTGGTAATATGGGAGTCAGCGGATCAGTGGCGTACATGTTTGATCCAACAGCTGTTATTGGTGTAGAAGGTAAGGACGAAGAAGAGACGCTAGAACTGTTAATGGAAGCAGATGTAGATGTGCGTGACATTTTAGAAGAAGAGGATTCTGTTATTGTTTATGCTGATCCGGATCAATTCCATGCGGTACAAAAAGCGTTCAATGATGCTGGTATCACGGAATTTACAGTAGCTGAGCAAACGATGCTTGCTCAAAATGATGTGACTCTTCCTGAAGATGCACAAGCTCAGTTTGAAAAAATGATTGATGCATTAGAAGACTTAGAAGATGTGCAACAAGTATATCACAACGTTGATTTAGGATAA
- a CDS encoding anti-sigma factor family protein — protein sequence MKCPKMYVNLIHEHLDGDITKENELLLKEHLHQCKGCQQHMRQLKRTIAFVQSTSHIELPMNFTAGVMAGLPREKNRIRMNRWFTNHPILSAAAVFVLLMSGTVFSAWETDEDFSVSKQPNLVIHDKTVVVPKGETVKGDITVRNGDIKIEGKVDGNVTVIHGDKYLASAGEVTGNIEELDKIFDWVWYNVKTHAKQAVDF from the coding sequence ATGAAATGTCCAAAAATGTATGTAAATCTCATTCATGAGCATTTAGATGGAGATATTACAAAAGAAAATGAACTGTTATTAAAAGAGCATTTGCATCAATGCAAAGGTTGTCAGCAGCATATGCGTCAGTTAAAAAGAACCATTGCATTTGTGCAAAGCACTTCTCATATAGAATTACCTATGAACTTTACAGCAGGTGTTATGGCTGGGTTACCACGTGAGAAGAATCGAATTCGAATGAATAGATGGTTTACAAACCATCCGATTCTTAGTGCAGCTGCTGTATTTGTGCTGTTAATGTCCGGCACGGTGTTTTCGGCTTGGGAAACAGATGAAGACTTTTCTGTTTCAAAGCAGCCAAACCTGGTCATTCACGATAAAACAGTCGTTGTACCAAAAGGTGAGACCGTCAAAGGTGATATTACTGTGAGAAATGGCGATATTAAAATTGAAGGAAAAGTAGATGGAAACGTTACTGTTATACATGGTGATAAGTACCTAGCTTCTGCAGGAGAAGTGACAGGCAATATTGAAGAGTTAGACAAGATTTTTGACTGGGTATGGTATAACGTCAAAACTCATGCCAAGCAAGCTGTTGACTTTTAA
- a CDS encoding CdaR family protein has product MDKLMNRSWVMKIIALLLAFMLYLSVNLDDGASSSNKILNRSSSANTGVETLTDVPVQVSYNEKNRIVRGVPDTVIMTLEGPKNILAQTKLQKDYQAYIDLDNLSLGQHRVKVQYRNISDNLNVVVKPDIVNVTIEERDSKQFSVEASYDKNKVKNGYEAGEATVSPRAVTVTGASSQLDQVAYVKAIIDLDNASKTVTKQATVVALDKNLNKLNVTVQPETVNVTIPVKNISKKVPIDVIQEGTPGDGVNITKLEPKTDAVKIIGPSDSLEKIDKIDNIPVDVTGITKSKDIKVNVPVPDGIDSVSPKQITVHVEVDKQGDEKDAEETDASAAETRSFKNLPVSLTGQSSKYTYELLSPASVDADVKGPKSDLDKLTKSGISLSANVGNLSAGEHTVPIIINSPDSVTSTLSTKQAKVRVTAKKQSGTNDEQTDKETSGSTSDKETKPDTGTGSGTKPDTGTGSGTNPGTGNSGDSADKPSEETDTPEDNTDTPTDSTETGDDSSNQSDENSTPVDGQTDNTSGN; this is encoded by the coding sequence ATGGATAAATTGATGAATCGATCGTGGGTTATGAAAATTATCGCGTTGCTGTTAGCCTTCATGTTATATTTATCTGTTAATTTAGATGATGGTGCCAGTTCATCAAATAAGATTCTGAACCGAAGCAGTTCTGCCAACACTGGAGTAGAAACATTAACAGATGTTCCGGTTCAAGTATCCTACAATGAGAAGAACAGAATTGTAAGAGGTGTTCCGGATACGGTTATTATGACACTGGAAGGTCCTAAAAATATTTTGGCTCAAACAAAGCTACAAAAAGATTATCAAGCTTATATTGACCTTGATAATTTAAGCTTAGGGCAGCATAGAGTCAAGGTTCAGTATCGAAATATCTCTGATAATTTAAACGTAGTCGTTAAGCCTGATATTGTAAACGTAACAATTGAAGAGCGCGATTCAAAACAGTTTTCAGTAGAGGCAAGCTATGATAAAAACAAAGTCAAGAATGGATATGAAGCAGGGGAAGCAACCGTTAGTCCAAGAGCCGTCACGGTAACGGGCGCATCAAGCCAATTAGATCAAGTTGCTTATGTGAAAGCCATTATTGATCTGGATAATGCTTCAAAAACAGTGACGAAACAAGCAACTGTTGTCGCACTAGATAAGAATTTAAATAAATTGAATGTAACAGTTCAGCCAGAAACGGTCAATGTAACGATCCCAGTGAAAAATATTAGTAAAAAAGTGCCGATCGATGTGATTCAAGAAGGCACGCCAGGCGACGGTGTCAACATTACGAAGCTAGAGCCTAAAACAGATGCAGTAAAAATTATCGGTCCATCTGATTCTTTAGAAAAAATCGATAAAATTGATAATATTCCAGTCGATGTTACCGGTATTACGAAATCTAAAGATATTAAGGTGAACGTCCCTGTTCCAGACGGAATAGATAGTGTAAGTCCAAAACAAATTACCGTTCATGTGGAAGTAGACAAACAAGGTGATGAGAAAGACGCAGAAGAAACGGACGCAAGTGCAGCTGAGACTAGGTCATTTAAGAATTTACCGGTTTCTTTAACTGGTCAATCCTCAAAGTACACGTATGAACTGCTTTCTCCTGCTTCAGTAGATGCGGATGTAAAAGGACCAAAATCTGATTTAGATAAGTTGACGAAAAGCGGCATTAGCTTGTCAGCGAATGTAGGGAATTTATCTGCCGGGGAGCACACGGTTCCTATTATAATAAATAGTCCCGACTCTGTTACATCAACACTATCGACTAAACAGGCAAAAGTTCGTGTAACAGCGAAAAAACAATCAGGGACAAATGATGAGCAAACAGATAAAGAAACAAGTGGAAGCACGAGCGATAAAGAAACAAAGCCAGACACGGGAACTGGATCAGGAACAAAGCCAGACACGGGAACTGGATCAGGAACAAATCCTGGGACGGGAAATTCAGGTGATTCAGCTGATAAACCAAGCGAAGAGACTGACACACCTGAAGACAATACAGATACACCAACAGATAGTACAGAAACTGGTGACGACAGTAGTAATCAAAGTGATGAAAATTCTACACCCGTAGATGGACAGACAGATAATACATCAGGAAACTAA
- the sigW gene encoding RNA polymerase sigma factor SigW, with the protein MDLLLKRKIKKVKKGDQDAFADIVEYHKDKLFHLCYRMLGNREEAQDAAQEAFIRAYVNIHSYDTSKKFSTWLYRIATNLCIDRIRKKKPDYYLDAEVAGTDGLNMYSQIAADQALPEEELEQVELQEFIQSEILKLPEKYRTVIVLKYIDELSLKEISDILDLPLGTVKTRIHRGREALRNRLRHL; encoded by the coding sequence ATGGATTTATTATTAAAAAGGAAAATAAAAAAAGTAAAAAAAGGTGACCAGGATGCGTTTGCTGACATAGTAGAATATCACAAGGATAAACTTTTTCATCTATGTTATCGAATGTTAGGAAACCGGGAAGAAGCGCAAGACGCAGCACAAGAAGCGTTTATTCGAGCCTATGTAAATATTCATAGCTATGACACAAGTAAAAAGTTTTCCACCTGGTTATATCGAATTGCTACAAATCTTTGTATTGATCGAATTCGTAAAAAAAAGCCAGACTATTATTTAGATGCAGAAGTAGCCGGGACCGACGGGTTAAATATGTACTCTCAAATAGCTGCCGATCAGGCCTTACCAGAGGAAGAGCTAGAGCAAGTAGAATTGCAAGAATTCATTCAGTCGGAAATATTAAAGCTACCTGAGAAATATCGAACTGTCATTGTCCTAAAATATATAGATGAGCTGTCGTTAAAAGAAATCAGCGATATTTTAGACCTGCCTCTTGGTACGGTAAAGACTAGAATTCACAGAGGACGTGAAGCTTTAAGAAATCGACTTCGCCACTTGTAA
- a CDS encoding aspartyl-phosphate phosphatase Spo0E family protein, protein MTHTKENLLNQIEECRNNMVTLAAENPLSSLTVVRVSSELDGLLNEYEKFFSI, encoded by the coding sequence TTGACTCATACAAAAGAGAACCTTTTGAATCAAATTGAAGAATGTAGAAATAACATGGTCACTCTTGCAGCAGAAAACCCTTTATCATCACTAACAGTGGTGAGAGTAAGTTCAGAGCTAGATGGTTTATTAAATGAATATGAAAAGTTTTTCTCTATATAA